The Polyangiaceae bacterium genomic interval CGCGCTCCGGCTCGCCAAGTTCACGACCTTGCCGACCAAGTCCGAGTTCACCTTGCTGACGAACTCTTCCAGGTTCAGGTCCAGATCGTCCGGCCGCGGGCCCAGTTTGCTGGCGTAGAAGTAGCGCAAGTATGCCGGGTCCAGATGCTCCAGATAGGTGGACGCCATCACGAAGGTGCCCTTCGACTTGCTCATCTTCTCGCCGTTCACCGTCAGAAAGCCGTGAACGTGAACGCGAGAAGGCAGGCTGAGGCCCGCCGTCTTCAACATGGCCGGCCAGAACAGCGTGTGAAAGTAGGTGATGTCCTTGCCGATGAAGTGGCGCACCTCACACTCGCTCGATTGCCACCAGTCCTCGAGCTTCTCTCCGTTCCGATCGCACCACTGCTGGCTGCTCGCAATGTAGCCGATGGGCGCGTCGAACCACACGTACCAGTAGTTGCCGGGAGAATCCGGAATCTCGAAGCCGAAGTAGGGCGCCGGTCGTGAGACGTCCCAGTCCCGAAGCGCCTCCGCCAAGAAGTGCCCCTTGAGGTAGTTCGCGATCTCTGGCTGGAGATGCTCTCCACCTTGCGTCCACTCCTCCAAGAAGGGGTGCAGGGCCTCGATCTGAACGAACAGGTGCTTCGCCGTCCGGAGCTCCGGTCGCGCCCCGCTCAAGGTGCTCACGGGGTCGATGAGGTCGGCGGCGGAGTAGGTGGCGCCGCACTTGTCGCAGCTGTCCCCATATTGATCCGGGCTCTTGCACTTGGGGCAGGTGCCCTTCACGAAGCGGTCGGCGAGGAACGTTCCCTCCTTGGGATCGAAGAGCTGGGTCACGTCCCGCTCCACGACCAGGCCTTGGTCCCGGAGCGCCTGCCAGATCCGTCCGCACAAGGCGCGGTTCTCCGCCGAGTGGGTGCTGCCGTAGTTGTCGAACTGAATCGAGAAGCCGGCAAAGTCCCGCTGGTGCGCCGCGCTCATGTCCTCGATGATCTGCTCCGGTGCCCGCCCTTCCTGCCGCGCGCGCATCATGATGGCGGTGCCGTGGGTGTCGTCGGCGCAGATGTACAGGGCGCGATGGCCCCGCAGGCGCTGGAACCGCACCCAGATGTCGGTCTGGATGTACTCCACCAAGTGACCGAGGTGGATGTGCCCGTTGGCGTACGGCAGCGCGGCGGTGACCAGGATCCGGCGAGTCATGAGGCCGAGAACCTAAATCAGCCCCGGCCCCAGTGGAAGGCGATTCACTGATAGACGAACACGCCCTTCAGGTCTTCCGTTGCCGAGATGGGGACGCCATCTTTGATGCTCGTCGCGCGGAACTGATAGAACTTCCCGCTCTCGAAGCTAGCGAGGTCACCATCGAAAGGAACGTCCACGGGCTTGTTGCCCTTGGGCCCGACGAAGCCTTCCTTCTTCCACACCTCGTTGCCGAGCACGTCGAACACCTGCACGGTGTAGCTGTCTTCGCTGGAGTCGTCCTCGAAGCTGAAGGTGGGCATGCCGCTCACGGTGTCGCCTCCGTCCGGCGAGTACACGGCCAGCGCGCCGGTCACCTTGAAGCCTTGGGCGATGGGAACGCTGTCGCCCGCCACGGTGATGTGAACGATCTCCGTGCCACCGATGCTGGTGTCCGGATCGCGCACCAGGCCATCGTTCTCGAACGCCGCGAGCACCACGTACTTCCCGTCGGGCACGCCCGGAATGCTGAAATCCCCGCTGACGTGCTCCGCCCGAAGCCCGGCCGGCGCCTCACCCCGGGCCGCGTTCTCCACGAAGGTATCTTCGACCACCAGGATCACGGAGGTATCGGCGCCGCCCGGAGCGTTCACGATCTCCACCTTGCCGCTCACCGTGGCGGTGGAATCCGAGAGCACTCCGAGATCCACGTCTCCCGTCGTCTCCCCCGCTTTCACGTCCGCGGACTTGGTCTCGAGGTTCACGCCGGCCAAGTAGCCCCTGACCTCCACGCTGCCCGCCGGCACGTTGAACACGGTGTAGTCGCCCTCCGTGTCGGCGGTGCCGGTCACGCCGCCCGCGACCACCAGCGTGCCGCCCGGGTTTTTGGCCAGCACCTTGCCGCTGATGCTGCCGAGACCCGCAGCGTTCTCCAACGGGACCAAACCGATGTCCGTGGCCACGGACTTCACGACCAGGGGGTCTCCGCTGGCGGTCGAGATGTCCACGGGCAACGCAATGCGCGGCGCCTTGGGGAACGTCAAATATCCGGAAGCGTCGGCGCGCAACGTGTAGCTCGTGCTCACGGGCTTGCCGTTCGCGTCCCGGGGAGCGGGCACGCGAAGGTCGTAGTTGCCGTCCTTGTCCGAGATCGCCACGCTGGAGATGACCGCGTCGTTCGGGTCGCGGGCCACCACGTGCGCACCTTCCACCGGTGAGGCATCGTAGGCGTCGAAGACCTTCCCTTGGATGCTCACCGGCGCGTAACACGCCGGCCCCTGACCCGGCCCGAGCTCGCACACTTGGCCAGTATCGCATCCGGTTTGCGCCACCGGGTCGCATGCCTTGGGCTGTTCCTTCGGCTCGTCGTCGCTGCCACAGCCCACCGCCAGAGACACCGTCAGCAACGCGATTAGCTTGGCCAAGAGGCGCATCGTGTTCTCCTTGTTCCTCACTTCGGCACGACTCTGCAGCAGCCGGTGATGCAGTACTGGTCGACGGGACATGCCGCCTGCCCCGGCCGCCCGCAGGGCGTCACACCGCTCGGGCACTGGTCCGTGGTGCCTGCGTCTTCGGGCTGGTTCGTGCAGTCGCTCGGCAGCGTGTCCTTGCCGACGCACAGCTCGCACTTGCCGCAGTCGTTGAAGCACGAGGGTACCGGCGTGCACGGCTTGCACAACGCCGGATCGTCGACGTGATCGCGATCGCAGCTCCCCACGCCGTTCACCGTGGAGCCCAGCCAAGCGAACTTGCCGCTGCCCGCCGGCAGCTCGCAGCAGCCGAAACAGTCGCAGCCGTTGGGCGTCAGCGGCGTGCAGTAGTCGTCGCAGGCGGAAGACTGCGCTTGAAACAGCTCGTCACACGATTTGCTCGTTCCGGAGGTGTTCGCGTTCTGATCGTAGGCGCACTTGTCGTCGCTGCTCGGCGGGTAGTCCGGCGCCACGCTCAATGGATCGCACTGGTGGTTCCAGTAGCAATCGTCGTTGCCTGCGCCCGTGTCCTGGTCGAAGTAGCAATCTTGCCGACACGGCGAGTTGTTCTGACCTGGAATGCCTCCGAAGTACGAACCTTCCGTGTCGTCGCAGGGGCCCAGGCAGTCGGGGTCCTGCGAGTCGATGAGCCCATCGTTGTCGTTGTCGACCAGATCGCCGCACTCGTAGATGTGACCCTGACAGGCGGCGGTGGTGGTGGGCAGCGCTCCCGTCCCTCCGCTGCCGGCGTTGCCCCCCACGGCGGCGTCCGCTCCCGCAGTCCCACCGCTGGCCGTGGCGCCCGCTCCGGCCGCACCGCCGCTCGAGTCCTTGCCCATTTCCACGTCGTCGCCACAGGCCACGGCGACGAACAGCACGAAAAGGCTGCAGATTCCGAGCTTCATCGACATCCCTGGAAAGGTTCGTGGCCAGAGCCGCGAGCGATTATCACGGCGACGGCTTGAGCGTCTCCACCTTGGGGATGTGGGCGGAGCCGGGGTAGCTCTTCTCGAACTCACCCGCTTTCTCCTTGGCCGCCTTCTCGTTTCCGAGCTTCTTCAGCGCCTCGATGGCGATGACCTCGCGCTCCTGGGAGAGCGCGCCGTTCGGAAACCTTCGCTGATGCTCTCGCGTCAGCGCCAACGCCTGCGCAGGATTCGTCTGCACCAATTGCTGAGCGCGTCGGAGCAACTCTGCCTCGCTCGGTCCCTTGCTGGCGGTGGGTGCGGGCTTCACGGGCTCCGGCGCAGCACTGGCAGACGGCTCCTCCGCAGTGGTCTCCGGCTCCTGGGGTTGGCTCGGCGCGGAAACGCTCGGCGCCGCCGGCACGACAATCGGCGTCGTTGGCGTCGGCGCGTGGCTGAACTCCGGCGCCGAGCTCTTCACCAGCGCGTACAGCCCGCCGCCGGCAAGTGCGCACGCCGCCACGACGCCCAGCACCACGATGGGGCCGGACACGGCGCCCGTCGCTCCGGCCGCCGCACCGCTCGTACCAGTCGCACCGGCACCAGAACCCGCGCTTCCACCGAGAGCCGGCCCCAGCGCAGCGGCGACCGCCTTCAGCTCCTCTTGCGTGGGCACGTCGTCTCGCGCGCCCTTCAGCAGAGCAGCGAGGTCTCCCGGCGCGTCACCACCATCCGCCCAGCGCGTCGGGTCCTTCATGGGCGGTGCTCCGTCATCGCCTCGGCCAGCTGCTTGCGCGCGGCGTGGAGGCGCGAATACGCCGTTTGAAGGGGGCAGCCCACGATCTCGGCCACTTCCTTCATGCCCAGCTCCTCGATCTCGTACAGAACGAAGACCGCACGCTTGTCCTCGTCCAGCTGCTCCAACAGCTCGAGGAGCCGCCGCCGGGCCCGCTGGCGATCCACGGCCTGTGGCTGCTCGGCGTCGATCTGCTCTCGAGGAACCTGCTCCACGGCCACCTCGCGGCGCACGTGGGCTCGGCGTCGATGATCCGACGCGGTTCTGAGGCAAATCCCGTACAGCCAGGTGCGCAGCGCCGAGCGCCCCTCGAAGGAGTCGATGCGCCGGTGAACGGTGATGAAGACCTCTTGGCACACGTCCGGGACGTCCGCTTCGCGGACCCCGAGGTGGCGCAAGGTGCGCCAGACGAAGGCCGAGTAGTCATCGAATATCTTCCGCAGGTCGGGTACGTCCGGGCAGGATGTGTCTTCACGGGCCGCCGGGCCGTCATCGATGAGTGGGTGGCCTACGCTCACGTTATTACCGTCACCGGAGCTCAGGGCTCCGATGGAAAGCTTAGCCCGAAGCCGAGCTCCGCGGAGCCAACCACCGGAGATGCGCGAAAAAGCTCGGCTTCGACGCCATCCGAGCGCGTGTAGAAGAAGCGGTCCCGGAACACGTAGCCATCAGCCCCCAGGCCCGCAGAAAGCACCAGTGGCCCCAGCAGAGACACCTGATAGCGGGCCCGTACCCCGACGGCGGCGGCCAACCGCGCCTGCTGATAGCTCTGGTCGAAGCCAAAGCCCTCGGCGTCCACCTGAGCCACGACCTGTCCCGCGCACAGGCGAGCTCCGCCAAAAGCCAGAGGACACACGAACAGGCCCAGGGTCGAAGCTCGAAAGTCGGTCCCGGCCCCGCTACGCTCGGCGTCCGCCCGAGCGCTGGCGTAGGTCGAAGCCTCGACCTCGAAGCGAGCGAAGGCCGGCGGCTCGAGCCACAGCAACGCGCGCGCTCCGAACACCCCCTTGGGCTCGAGCCCGAGGGTAAAGGCGCCGAGGGCACTTGCCCCGAAGTGCCACGGCCGCCGCGGCGCGAAGGTCTCGGCGGGGATCACCACGCCTCGAGGACGCGCCACGGGCGGCGGCGTTGCCGGCGCGGGAGGGATCTCGGACCGCGGCACGTCCACCATCAGTGCGACGACCAGAGCCAGGGACTCGTCGAGGGCGGAGCAGTGATCGGCCTTGGTCGACAGCTCCCGAACTCCGAGCGCTCTGCCGTCCGGCCTCTGCAGCACCAGCCGCGCTCGAAAGCCGTCGGCTCCAGCGCTCAACGTACCGTCCACCACCAGGTCTGCGCGCTCCCGCGGCGCCACCGCACGTCGACCAAGACGCCGATCCACCTCTCGACGGATGGCCGTGGCGTCCATGCACTCTTCGGCTCCCGCCTCACGGTGCCACTCGATGGCGGCGGTCACCGGCGTTTCATCCTGGGCGTGCGCGCCCGCGGACGCCAGAAGCACTGCACCTGCCGCCGCTCGGCGAAGCCACATGGCGGCACTGTCTGCCCACGCAGCGCGTCGAGCAACCCCAAAGCGATTCGTGAGACACTGCGCACCGCACATGCTCGAGAGCCGGACGTTGCTCGCACTCCTGACTCTGCTTGCGTGGA includes:
- a CDS encoding RNA polymerase sigma factor, whose amino-acid sequence is MRKIFDDYSAFVWRTLRHLGVREADVPDVCQEVFITVHRRIDSFEGRSALRTWLYGICLRTASDHRRRAHVRREVAVEQVPREQIDAEQPQAVDRQRARRRLLELLEQLDEDKRAVFVLYEIEELGMKEVAEIVGCPLQTAYSRLHAARKQLAEAMTEHRP
- a CDS encoding carboxypeptidase regulatory-like domain-containing protein; this translates as MRLLAKLIALLTVSLAVGCGSDDEPKEQPKACDPVAQTGCDTGQVCELGPGQGPACYAPVSIQGKVFDAYDASPVEGAHVVARDPNDAVISSVAISDKDGNYDLRVPAPRDANGKPVSTSYTLRADASGYLTFPKAPRIALPVDISTASGDPLVVKSVATDIGLVPLENAAGLGSISGKVLAKNPGGTLVVAGGVTGTADTEGDYTVFNVPAGSVEVRGYLAGVNLETKSADVKAGETTGDVDLGVLSDSTATVSGKVEIVNAPGGADTSVILVVEDTFVENAARGEAPAGLRAEHVSGDFSIPGVPDGKYVVLAAFENDGLVRDPDTSIGGTEIVHITVAGDSVPIAQGFKVTGALAVYSPDGGDTVSGMPTFSFEDDSSEDSYTVQVFDVLGNEVWKKEGFVGPKGNKPVDVPFDGDLASFESGKFYQFRATSIKDGVPISATEDLKGVFVYQ
- the metG gene encoding methionine--tRNA ligase, translating into MTRRILVTAALPYANGHIHLGHLVEYIQTDIWVRFQRLRGHRALYICADDTHGTAIMMRARQEGRAPEQIIEDMSAAHQRDFAGFSIQFDNYGSTHSAENRALCGRIWQALRDQGLVVERDVTQLFDPKEGTFLADRFVKGTCPKCKSPDQYGDSCDKCGATYSAADLIDPVSTLSGARPELRTAKHLFVQIEALHPFLEEWTQGGEHLQPEIANYLKGHFLAEALRDWDVSRPAPYFGFEIPDSPGNYWYVWFDAPIGYIASSQQWCDRNGEKLEDWWQSSECEVRHFIGKDITYFHTLFWPAMLKTAGLSLPSRVHVHGFLTVNGEKMSKSKGTFVMASTYLEHLDPAYLRYFYASKLGPRPDDLDLNLEEFVSKVNSDLVGKVVNLASRSARFVEKVGLAQQYPEDGGLFAAAAAAGDEIAQAYEACDTAKAMRLVMALADRANEYVDQMQPWTLKKDPAKAQEVQAVCTVILNLYRQLVIYLSPVLPNLAEGTAELLNAKAERWEDAKTPLLGSPVSAFSHLMQRVDPKKLQAVIDASVDASQDVARAKADDDGSALEAEPLSPECTIDDFGKVDLRVARVVAAEQVPEARKLLKLTVSLGGGVTRTVFAGIKAAYEPDALVGRLVVVVANLAPRKMKFGVSEGMVVAAGPGGSDVFVLSPDDGAKPGQRVH